Within the Osmerus mordax isolate fOsmMor3 chromosome 21, fOsmMor3.pri, whole genome shotgun sequence genome, the region GACAACCaactgcaaaaaaacaaaaaaacaaacaagcaaaaaaaacattctgtctgacacagtaaattctgtaGGACTATGTATGCATGGCAGACAACACAAGTGTGCACTCAGTGCAGCCTGAACACCACAGCCATGGCAACAACAGCCCTATTTTGGCAGGATGGGACAGTTCATCAGCCTGTGTCTGTAAGACAAACACCTTAGACAAACGGAGAGTAAGGTCCGGTTACCTTGTTGTGTCACATTATCTGTTCTCCATGGTGAGTGTAGTCACTGCGCTAGGACAATTACTATATCAGTAACCTAATTGTTACTTCTTTTTTTATAGGTTATGTCTATGTCTAAAGTTTCATGATGTGTGTATAAATCCCCTCTTCAGAACATATAGTAGGCCAATTATGTGCATGGCATGTATTTGTGGTGAAATTTAAAAATAACTCTTCTACTAGACTGGTTCACACAGTACTGTTGTCTTTCCTATGCCAAGTTGAGGTATAATTATGTAATGTATTTCATTGTCTCTATTACAGGGATCACAAGTGGGCACCATCCCTGTACCCACGATGCAGTAGGTCACATTCCCCCGTCTTTGTGTCACCGGGGCACTTTTTCTGCCTGTCAACCGTTTCTATGGGATCCAGTTTCCGACAAAGTGATGTAACCCAATCCTTGACAAAATTCCATCCTTTTTCTTCTACTatattttcctttcttttgtttccACGCTGAGTTGATAAGATAATAGTTTGGTGTCTGAGAATTGCTCTTGGTTTCTGTTGACGTCAATTCAGTTGGCACATTCAAAGATGGCACACTGTAGGCTACAGCGCAATGATAACGCCCAAACAgattacatttaacatatttatatataaacatGTATGTATAGTCAAACCTTGTAGGCCCTATAGGTTTATGTCAACTAAAGCGGTGCATGATAGTCTGCTCAGGAGAACACAGACAATACTGTAACAGTATAATCAAGGACCTGAAGCCTCTGAAAAGGCACAGCTATAGGATTGGAAGCAGTAACCTTTTGATGACCTGCGCACGTCATGAAAACAAGTATTTTGTAGTAGGACATGTTGTGAGTGCCAACCAAAGTTACATAGGTTGTTTGTCTGCACAGACTTGATTTTGACATTGATCAAATTTAATCCTACAATGCGCAACGACGGTGACGGATGTacttgtgtgtaggggtgtgaaGGAACATGCTCTTCTGAGTGAACACAATAAGGTTTCTTACACGCATTATGAATAATTACTGGTTCAGCATTCCCAACGTCCCCACAATCACGCCTCTGATTATCTGTCTTTTGCTCTCAAATGACGTCTGAGACACCTTATCACTCAGATGTTCACTGAAGCTCAGCAGTTGCAACcggggagatgagaaaaaatgcATTCTTCAGATAtagatatagggagtcaggtggctgagcggttaggaaatcgggctagtaatctgaaggttgccggtttgattcctggccgtttcaaatgacgttgtgtccttgggcaaggcacttcaacctacttgcctcgggggaatgtccctgtacttactgtaagtcgccctggataagagcgtctgctaaatgactaaatgtaaatataggctAGATTGTTTTCGGAACACCCTTTCAAAGAAACTACCTAGGAACCAATTACCCAACATAACATTCTGTCTACCCATTAGGCATTTTGCCCATGATGATAAGCAGGGGCAGTTATGGGGGGCGGTTATGTTAAAGTGAAGAAAACTATacgacaacaataatgtttaatgtaactggcccctctaagAGTATAactacccctccctctgttgAAATGCTTTAAAACCTCCCCTAATGGTTTAGAACCTCCCCTAATAGCAAGGGTCGGTTCAATGGAAGTTTGAACTGGTAAAGCCACATTACTGACTATTACTGACAGAGGTGATATCTTCTGTGACTGTGACCATCATCCCACGAAACAAGACAGAATGATTTCAGGTGACCTGTGCTCAAAAACAGACTATCCTGAAGGTGAAGCTTGTCTGATTTAGACACAAGCCGTAATGCTTGTTGTTCTCATTAGACCCTTGGGTCATTAATATGGTCATGAACATGACCGCTGATCATCTGTTTATGATCTACATAGATTTATCATCTCTCAGTTACTATATCTCACGGAATGATACACTAGCATAGTAAAGACTGACATCTAGTGACAACATTTGTCACtacatacatttaaaaacattgtACTAATCCAACCAATACGGTAAATGCCTGCGCTTCTACAACCGTACTGGAAGGAAGGAAAGCGCGAGCAACCAGCTGTAACCACAGATCAGGTGAGCAATGTTTCTTGTGTGTTTATGCTCTAGATTAGATCAAATTGGCCTAGCGTCCATGTTTTCCCTGAACTATATTTAATAAATTTCCACAGACATGCTTTATGGCTTATTGGCTGTAGTCTGTGTTTCATTCTGTTGACACGATTTTCACTCAACGCGTTGCTGAATCGCCATAGGCAAAAGTGTTTCACAGAAGTAACTAGCTATTTAGACGGAAGTAGCCTTTAAAAGATTATTTACGTTAGTTAACATTTTAATTGTTACAAGAATAGCTTAGAAGTTACACGAGGGGATATCGAAAATGTGTGGGGCTAGATGTGTTCACGGAGCAATTTTGGGTTTATGGACATCGATGCAAACGTTAAGTGGCAACAGTTGAGCTAACGTCCAACTCAATGTATCCATTCTCATCCCGCAGATTCAGTTAAGACATGGACATAACCTCCTCATGGAAACAACAGCTTCTGGGATTTGGCAGTGGAATTTAAGATAGATAGAAACTTTATACCTACCCCTCCTTTCACCTTTGGACACCCTTATAAGCCCAACGCCATATTATGTTACACTCCTTTATAGCTCTTTGTTTGCTTTTGATTATTAATCATTCACTACCATGTATGGCTTGCAAAACACCTGTTTACACATCCAGGAAACTGAATGGTTGTTGCCAAACCAGTTTTGTAAATGGTAGACTGTACTTTCTAAGTTACACAAGAATGCACTGAAGACAACCTAAATAACTTTTATCCTATCAAATTGTAATCTTCCACCCATACTCTAATCCTTCACAAATGCCTCGATGGAAAGCTATTGCAAGCCAGCATTTGCGTTGGTCCAGCCCTGTTGCTCAGGGACTAGTCCTAAGCGTTGTTACATTTTGCATCATTCTGCCGCTAGTGTGCCACAGAATGCTGTACTCGTATTATTTCATGAAATCCTTTTACTTGGATTCCTTGAGCGATGATGTGTTACAAAAGAGTTATGAAAGGGGGCAGAATGCTTTGCAATATTGGGAGGACAGCTCTACAAAGTCCTCTTCCGACTTCAGAAACATCGCCAAGGAACCTGAGCTGTTGGTCACCGTGGTTACAGCGAGGCGAACTGAGGGGAGGAACTTCCACTACCTGCTCCAGGTGATGCAACAGCTAGCCAGTCTCctgagaggctgtgaggggcAGAAACAGTGTGCAGAGGTGTTGGTCTGTGACGTGGAAAGTGGTCCCCTTGACAACGAGGATGCTGCCTTACTGGAGAGCCAGTTCCGGGTGGTGCGGCGCTCCCCGGAGGAAAAGTGGAGAAGCAGAGGCCACGTGAACACCttcgagagggagaaaagagactaTGTTTTTTGTCTTCGAAAAGGATGGGAGCTGGTTAGACCCAAAAATGTTGTTGTCATTGAGGACGATGCCTTACCTCTAAGCGACTTCTTCCCTGTCATAAAGAACTTGCTTTCTCGACGGTTTGCGCTCcacacactttacattaagcTCTATCATCCTGAGAGATTGCAACGGTACTGGAACCCAGAACCATATCGCATCCTGGAATGGGTTGGACTAGGACTAGTCGGGGCCACGTTCGTCCTCCTAACCTTGCTGCACTGCAACCCTTTCTCTTTCacattctccttctctgccACCCACATCCTTTTCTTCACCTTGTACTTCATGGCTGCTATCGAGCTCACCGGCAGGCATTATCTTCTGGAGGTCCGGCGAATATCACCCCACCTCTACGCAGTTTCGCCGGCCACCGAGTGCTGCACCCCGGCTATGCTCTATCCTGGTAACTCCTCCCTCAGAGCAGCAGAATACCTAGATGGATCATTCTGCATCAAGGGCAATGCTAAGGATATGGTCCTGTATCAGATGGCCAGGACCATACCTGGGGAGAGAGGTCACAGCCTCGAACCCAACCTCATTACCCATATTGGTGCTTACTCCTCTGTACGCTCCAACCCATCCAGGCCCAGACTTCTATGAGTAGGCTTTTCGGAAAACAAACGCTCTATCCTTTCCCTTATGCACTAATGTAGGCCTACGAAGATTACACTAATCTCAGCAATATATTGCCAGTTTCCACCACACCTTTTGAAAAGGAAGGTGGGTGGCTACTATTGCTGTTCATCTTCTTACTTCAGATATACATGAAGTGACCAGTGCTCCAAGGTCTAgtgtttttttagtttttttttaccattaaCCATTGTGCAGGGAGATGTATGTTAGCACTCCATACAGATCAAAACTAGATCTAATGTCAGTGTCTAATAACATACTTTGGAATATTTTACGCTAAATGAATGCATTTTAAGCAAAATGTAAGTAGATATCAGTGCTGTACTTGCCACAATTAGTGAGATTATCACTGGTTTTAATGAATGTTTGAATCAAACATGCTGTAGCCTAGTATCTCTATATTTATTGATTTCCTCTATGTAAGACATCTTTGTACTTTTGACTAAATGTTTTTACTGATTGATTGCCCCTTTTCCAAAAAGCCTAAATCATGTAGTTTAATGTTTAATTATGTAAAAAAAGTAATATCTTCTTGGCACCTTATCATTTATTGAGCACAATGTACACTTTTAACTATAGCCTACCATTAAAAGCATTGACACATTTatcattggattttttttcaaaatacaATTTACTTTTTCCAAACACTGACCATAAGAATGTTAATACTCAAAGCAAGTAAATACGTTTAAAAAATGTTTGGATGAGTTTCTTTGTTGATTGTTTATTGTCTTGGTGTTTTTAATGCAACTAGGTTGTATGCATAGAATACGTTCTATTAACTGAATTGTGTGTGGTAGAAACATAATGCCAAGTCAGGTCATAAAAGTTTCCTTCCAGCTTTTCTCTCCATTGCCATTTCCGCTAGATTTCTGTCACATGACTGCACAAAAATCATGGCATTGCATTTCAGAAGAATTTGGGAATCACTTGGGAATGATATGTGCCTTTTTGATCTATAGGAAATAATGCTAAAGTTGTGGCCAATCCGTTAGTAATGTATGTAATTCATCAAGAGGAATATAACGGGTGCAGCTGACTGAGCGAAAACAGTTGGAAGTTTAGAGACGATCTTCCTTCTCGGGAACAGGGATATCGTGTTCGTTTTGAGTGAATCGTTTAGCTATATGAAAGAAGTGAAAAAGACTAGTAAGAAAAGTTTTTCGCTTCAAACAATGTCTCAGTCAGGAAAAGACAAAGATGCACAAGAAGAAGCTCCACAACACGTCATGGGATTATCGAACGGCAGAAATACCTCTGAAAACTTGAATGGAAAAACAAAGGATGTAAGTGATGCAATTGTATCAATTGCTGGCGTTCACTCCGTCACAAAGTCTCAGTACTAAATGAAAAGGCGAATCTGAGAAAAAAATGTGGTGGTAGTGTGTATCAAGTCTGAGATTTGCATTAAAACTTTTGGCAGATATGTCACGCGCATAGCTTACTCTTACGGAACCTGCTGGAAACGTCATCCTGTGTGATAAATTATCATACCTTGTTTTTAATTACATCCGATTTGTGAGTGCATAAATTCACcagctattaacattttctgAAACACAAAATATTGCTCAATGATGGCTTTAACCATAATATTTGTATCTGCTGAAATTATGCATCTTACACAATGCATCTGACATAAACGTAAATCAAAcatgtcctctctctatctcctgtgACAGGATTTTGACCTGGCCGCTGTTTATGTTTCGGATGCTCAGTACAACAGAAACATTTTTTTTGACACAACACCCCAAGCTGTGAGGTAGGGGAAGCTTTTCTTAGAGCCGCATCAATTTCAATTTTGTTTCATATCTTGTGGGGGTTAAATAGCACTTCATTATTAGTTCTGAAAACTAACATAACTATTTGGATTTTTTGTGTGTTCTTTCACAGGCTGTACATGCTGTATAACCACTGGGGCTTCCAGGTTTTGGTTTACACCTTCATTGTTGTTGACCTGTCTTTGGCTGTCTTTGAGGACCCTGCTGTCATTCATGTACCAATATGGGTACAGTGTAATCATGTTGTATACATAGCACTTACCATAACCAATCCTTTGAACAAACAGGTTTTAAATAGTAATTAAGATAAATATCTGTCTAATTTGAGCATGTTTCTTTTGTGACTGAGTTTGAATACAATTCATGATTGTATGGGGAAGTTGGAAATATTCCTGGGGGAGTTAGCTAGCCTACAAGCCTCCACTATGTATCTGTCAGGTTTACAgttagacaaacagaaagaaatcATGTTTGCTTTCCTTTTGTCTGCCCACAGGTGACCATGGTGGTCGAGCTTGTCTGTCTCTTGGCTTTTACAGCTCGTCTTGTCCACTATGCCAAGATCATTCCCTGGCAAAAGTTTTGGAAAGACCCCAAGAACATCTGCATCATAGTCATCATTTTGGTAGTATTTTTTTGCAAGAGCAATTCAGATTAAAACTATTAAGTAGGTTAAACTTGGCATTACTGTATGGGTGTTGACATTTGCCCTGGTAGATGGAGCATTGCAAATATATACAACATTTATTATCCATTGTATcattgtatattatatgcttTTGAAACAGTACAGGGTCAATTCGTATTTGCAACTACTGATTTGGCTTACCCACTGCAACAAAACTGTGAGCTACATCAGTTGCACCAAAAATTCTTCAAATAGTTGACCCAGGTTTGATTTAAATGTGCCAATACATTTTAGTAAGAAAAAGCAGTAACAGTAAGACTTTCCTCAAGTGTTAGTTTTTTTCACCATTACTGCAAATACTTGCTGTCAGCTTGGGGTGTTTGAAGTAAATATTAAACATGTATGATAATGTTCTGAGGAGTGCTTAGCACATTGTTGTGAAGCAACCTTTAGCCTACGTTTTCCCTGAGTCAGCGTTTCCAATTATTTTCTCTTTGTTAGCAAAATACTTTTACTCTGAATTCTGTTACTCTGAAAGAGAGACTAAGTAATTTTGAAGTCAAATGGTAGTGCTTGCAGGTTAATGGTACTGTGTTGCTTGCCACTGCAGATTCTCAGATAATGGTAGCTGCCAATAGTATGACTGTGGCTTACTGTATGTATTTGTTGTAAAAGAAAGATTACGTGTCAGAGGACAGTTGTGGAGCACTGGCATTCACAGATTTATTGTGTTTAGATTGTATAGTATTTCAAAAGCTTTTCATTTTAGGCAATTTCCTAAATGCAATATCTACTATGTATCATCTACCAccattttgaatccttcaatttCTAAAGAAAGCCATACAGTGTATTGACTGTAAACCTTTCATTCTCCCCTCCACCGTCTCCCCTCTCAGCTTACCATGCTTGACATGGTTATCTACGGAGCACTGAAATCTTCAAACTTTCATGCTGTCAGATGGTCCAGAGTTATGAGACCCCTCCTTTTGGTCAATGTAACTGAAGGACGACAGGTAATAATCATTGACAATCTTCCACTGGCTTGGGTTGTTGTAAGGTTGTCCCAAAGCTTATTTCTCAAGGCAAAACAGAATAACTCAATGCTTTATGTGGCACACAATAAAATTagtttgtatatttaattattagTATTTGATATTATATTTGTAGTAATTGTACAGTATGAGGACATGTATTTGTCTCAATTGCTCAGTTGCTAAACTATTCATGAATTTATTATTTTGTGTTGCTTATCTTTTATTACTCTCAACCTTCCTCTTTTCCTTTCAGCTTCGCAGAGCTTTCAGAAGCATCAGAAATGCCTTGCCACAGATCCTGTATGTCTTCCTGCTCTTCATGTTCAGTCTTTTGATGTTTTCTCTCATGGCTCTTAAACTGTTTGGGAAAAGGTAAGTCTGCAATTCTACAATGATTTTTGTGTGATGTAATGATGTTATTCATACCATAACTTTGTGTATCTTTTAGTACTCCTATTTTAAATGCAGAATTGTGCTGaaattgtcaacattttaatgtTAACCTGAATTAAATGAATGATTATTATGGATTAAATAGGTGTTAGTCTCACTAATATACATAGAATGCCCCATATTAAAGAAGTGAAGACCAGTTCTTCTGTACCTTTTTGTTCACATTAAAAACCAAATACTGAAATATCTAATGTGCATCAGTATGTTAAAACTCTGAGTGCATATGCAATGACATTGTTGAGCCAAGACccatttaaaataaaattacaaaCAACAACGTCTCCGTAGTCCAATAGAAAGCGGCACTCCCCTACAACACTACCAAGAGTTCAGAGTGGCTGCCCAATGACTAAAATTGtgtgtaaaaacaaaaatatatatatgagtaAAAGTACATTACACACtttttttataaaacattttgctaGACACGGATCTTGATCCAATTGTAGTTCATCAGACAGTCATGAGCAGGATCAGATCAGTGGAATCGGACCCTGGACCAGTTCTTAACATCTGCTGCAGATGGTCAGTTGCAGGGGAAAAAGCAGTGTTATCATTGTTGTAGTTGATGTAAACCAGATCATCTGCTCCCACTTGTCTCTCCAGGGACTTGAAAACAATTGAAGGAAGCTCCTATTTCACCAACTATCTAGAGATCGTATTTGATCTTTACGTGCTTGTCACCACCGCCAACAGTCCTGATGTCATGTGAGTGTTTATGGATTTTCAGTGTCTTGCTGACGGTTTCTTAATGACAATATTGCTTTGACAAAACAGgacacagctacagtacattGTGACAAGACTCAACAAGAGTGTTGAATTTACATGAATGTTTAGTCTATAAAATTAGAAATTATATAACCTACAAGTAAATCTGTTTATCTGCCATTTAGTTATATTGTGTCTGTGTAACATTTTAAAACACTAATATTTCCTTCTTGTTTACTTCATAGGATGCCAGCATACAACTCCCATGTTCTCTTTGctgttttctttattctctaCATTCTCATCAACACCTACATCTTCATGTCTGTCTTCTTGGCGGTCGTTTACAACAACTACAAGAAGTACCTAAAGGTAAAGTGCACACTCTAATTTGGTTTGTTTGCTTCTCTGGAGAACATGATTCTTTAATTGATGCTGATGTGGCTGCTGAACGATTTACAGACTGTTTGAGGAAGTCAGCAAACTAAACACATGTTTAATGCTTGACAATGTCATAAAACACACCAACCGGCTCTCTACCATTGTTTGTCTACAGGAAGAGGTACGGCAGCTGGTCAGGACCAAAAGACACAAGATGGTGCGAGCGTTTGggcagctgcaggagagacaaggggaggaggagccagtgGTGACTCAGGCCTGCTGGAACCAGCTCGTACGATTGGTCCAGCCGGATATCAGCAACGCCCACAGGGAGCTTCTCTGGAATGTCTGTGATGACGGCAACCAAGGCTGCATAGGTCAGTAGTTGTGACCTTCAGTAACGTGTGACTTATGCATTTAAATTGATTACATAATACAAAGCAACATAAAGGACAAAAGAGGAAATATATTTGCTTGGTTTGTAGATTGGACACTATCCCACACTACATGTGTCTTAGTAAAATTTGTGAAATTTATAAATTCCCAGGCAAAGTGATGTTTGTCCAGCTGGCAGACCTGCTCAATATCCAGGTTATCACCGTGAAGTCTAGGCCCCATCCCCTAGAGACTTGGCTGCCCTCCctgtacctctcctctcccagccgCCTGCTGCTTCGCATGGTCCAGCACCGGTATGGCTCGCTCGAGGTCTTTCCTAACCCTGATCAaactggggtgggtggggggcccAGTGATTTGACAAATGGGAGCAATATGGTAAATACTTTACAGCAAGTTGAGATTGGATTCATTTAGTTCATGGCTTCTCTAATTGGTGCTTTCAGAGGGCAACCATAGTTTGCTTTGAAACCATTTACTGAACTTAGACATGATTTGTGATCAGTATGGACTTAGTTTTTTTTGCAATTCCCATAGCAACATTAAAAAGTCCTTTATTGCCTTTGCAATGAGCCTTGTAGGCACTTTATGACCTTGGGTGAGTTGTAGAATGTTTTTTACTTTCATAAAGGTTATAAAAGATGTGACTTATAAACCTTCCAGCGTGACTCATTACATTCAAGCCTCTAAATATAGCCTGGCTAGAACATGGCTGTCCGGGGGTCACACTGCTTTTGTCTGTGTGAAGCACGTGGAGGGCAGTTTTTATGCCTTTGAACTAATCACGTTGGTCCAATGTTGagtttgacattttattcaaaCTAAAAAATACTGGAGGAAGTAATTGGTGTGAGGGACTAGAGAATAATGCGTGCCTCTGTGGTTGTTTCATTGTGGTTCAGTTTCATTTGGCCATTGGGCCCAATTTCAGTTGGGCTAATTGCGTTAAATTTTTTATTGTAGTTAAGCAAtttgttatatttttttattaatatgTTTTTCTTCAAAAACCTTAGGCTTTTGATTGGCTTTTCTCTATCCTATTGATCTAaaaatgtacacacagacatggacacTCCCACCCTCAACCCCACACATTACTTTGTGTAAACATATTCATTTGTGAGTGTAGGAtgggtgcttgtgtgcatgGGTGGAATCCTCCTCAGCCTAAATCGGTACAAGGTATAAAGGGTTCAAGTCACACACCTCCTGCAGATTCAATGCACACTTTGTAAGGGACTTTGGATAGCAGCGCTTGTGTAGCTGCCGTGGAGATCTCGTGCAGGAgttatagcctgcatggagaataccaaatcaaattcctagtagggctgtccccgactaagattttctttggtcgaccaagactcgactaaaacgtctgaaaatcgactaatcgaaatttgaaacgcttttttttccacacacaaaaaaacatacaaacattttccagatctgactcaatggctgctggacattgcagatACAGCCactaatagcctactaataataagactcgtatcaccagtcctgttgtaaccgaatgccgatggtatttagtatctcttacaatgtactacaaatttaaaatattgtgtgtttaacatgcaaatcatcagagcgcgcttatcactgcctgaaaacttgcagcatgcgaaTTTACGcagaagctgagtggggaacggtgcaacagaaaaatattttacatttacatttagtcatttagcagacgctcttatccagagcgacttacagtaagtacagggacattcccccgaggcaagtagggtgaagtgccttgcccaaggacacagcgtcagttggcatgaccgggaatcgaactggcaaccttcggattactagcccgattccctcaccgctcagccacctgactcctgacttttgttgtcttggccggagaagataatgtcattcgatttggatgtgattcttataataggcatatacATTTTTCACCCCAGCacgttagcatgagcgaagtagggctaggccaacttacgtttttcaggtggaAGGCTatacatcatattcgacgttgaactatgaaaaatcgttgtttgcattcaacgtttttcgagtcacccggtactgtaaatgtactttaattaaatgctgccataccacagatttctttgccattttgactaataacaccgacaaagtaagctatggcagagtttgtaattcggcagccaattgtgctcgtgccttgtgcaaaataccaaaacaaagcgcagattaacgaaagggaaagcagtaacaccttttcttttaaattatatatttttagagttgctttattcgtcttaaataatataatctacaatttctgtagaacatttcgttaattcagcaatgatgacacaagcgggattcagatctcacactgccatatggcagctcgactaaaaaaatcttaatcgaccaagagcatatcgaccagaaaatcgactagttgactgagtggggacagccctaattcctagtatctgtatggcgaaataaagttgaattGAATTGGATAAATGTGTCTGCTAAAATAATAAATTTAAATCTACTTGTGTGAGCATGTCCTCATACATGCTGACCTTACGTGTTTTTTTCCACACAGGGTGTTTATTTACACTTATGACCTGATCATCCTGGTAAATGCCATATTCATCGGTCTGGATGAGGGAAACCCGCTGATATCCAACGCAGAGTGGGGGTTCCTGGCTCTTTACCTTCTGGAGATCCTCCTCAAACTCTATACCTTTGAGCCCCGCGCCTTCTTCTCTAGACATCAGTTCTGGAACTGGTGAGAACTCGAgacattgtatgaaatgtattgtTTTACAATTGAATTGCATTTAGAAAGTTATGTATGATAGGTTATCTATCTATGCCCTTTTTGTTCATGTTCATTTATAAACATGTGAAAAGACATTGTAAATTGTGGTTGATTTAGCTTACTCTAACTGATACAGGTTTGACACCATCATCGTCATCTCTGCATTGGTTGCTACGATCATCAATTCAGCCGTAAAGTCATGTGAGTACTCTGTTTGTCATTGTCATCATTTGTGAGGATTACACACAAAGTGATGACTTTTTCGTTCTGAACACTGTGACAGGAAAGTTATCATATTGTACCACagttgaagtaaaaaaaaaaaacggtatcTTTGTCAAACTCAAAGTTTTGTCATCTCTACAAAAACAATTGTTTTGTTTCCCATAACTTATTTCCCA harbors:
- the pgap4 gene encoding transmembrane protein 246; protein product: MPRWKAIASQHLRWSSPVAQGLVLSVVTFCIILPLVCHRMLYSYYFMKSFYLDSLSDDVLQKSYERGQNALQYWEDSSTKSSSDFRNIAKEPELLVTVVTARRTEGRNFHYLLQVMQQLASLLRGCEGQKQCAEVLVCDVESGPLDNEDAALLESQFRVVRRSPEEKWRSRGHVNTFEREKRDYVFCLRKGWELVRPKNVVVIEDDALPLSDFFPVIKNLLSRRFALHTLYIKLYHPERLQRYWNPEPYRILEWVGLGLVGATFVLLTLLHCNPFSFTFSFSATHILFFTLYFMAAIELTGRHYLLEVRRISPHLYAVSPATECCTPAMLYPGNSSLRAAEYLDGSFCIKGNAKDMVLYQMARTIPGERGHSLEPNLITHIGAYSSVRSNPSRPRLL
- the tpcn3 gene encoding two pore segment channel 3, with protein sequence MKEVKKTSKKSFSLQTMSQSGKDKDAQEEAPQHVMGLSNGRNTSENLNGKTKDDFDLAAVYVSDAQYNRNIFFDTTPQAVRLYMLYNHWGFQVLVYTFIVVDLSLAVFEDPAVIHVPIWVTMVVELVCLLAFTARLVHYAKIIPWQKFWKDPKNICIIVIILLTMLDMVIYGALKSSNFHAVRWSRVMRPLLLVNVTEGRQLRRAFRSIRNALPQILYVFLLFMFSLLMFSLMALKLFGKRDLKTIEGSSYFTNYLEIVFDLYVLVTTANSPDVMMPAYNSHVLFAVFFILYILINTYIFMSVFLAVVYNNYKKYLKEEVRQLVRTKRHKMVRAFGQLQERQGEEEPVVTQACWNQLVRLVQPDISNAHRELLWNVCDDGNQGCIGKVMFVQLADLLNIQVITVKSRPHPLETWLPSLYLSSPSRLLLRMVQHRVFIYTYDLIILVNAIFIGLDEGNPLISNAEWGFLALYLLEILLKLYTFEPRAFFSRHQFWNWFDTIIVISALVATIINSAVKSSGGYTSRQILDIVFILRVLRLIRIVDSIERFRAIINTLIKIGPTILTFGQLIVVVYYIFAMVGMELFKGRINFFPEDSTDPEKEYCGNPLLKGTAFARNNYCKNNFNNVISSFVLLLELTVVNQWHVLSSGYTAVTHVSARIFFVLFHIVVVIIIINIFIAFVLEAFFVEYTVDKSHLQTSLEKKIEELGLGVEQDGPDENLVDAMETNDNDMGTSESTKAKPALMFKIASKRYKTVDGLLQRMFEADLSPEDFAEDEDPNNPSNLNFSNPSFDYV